From a region of the Helianthus annuus cultivar XRQ/B chromosome 5, HanXRQr2.0-SUNRISE, whole genome shotgun sequence genome:
- the LOC110943630 gene encoding protein FAR1-RELATED SEQUENCE 5-like → MAEWGWVIAQEGEKREWRESVVLENGVYGVLVLQIMIANECAIVSRSFMADPEIDNLNSDQNIGDNIFVTTMDHPESVASNVYETPNGTRYWTPIVPRGVKPVLKARFTTIKQAVAMYEEYAQLAGFGTRLGTSKKVKIGNEVITTRRYVLCSRAPVNKHKHKETNPDDIDSTSPSRRSNVKVTDCKACMKFRRIKKSTDYEIYGFVEEHNHGFTSPENLDLSLKRRKLDFSTQEFIAKCRNANLGPTKSHKVHVAIKGGHHNVHGTVVDYKNCGRDIRDFIGDRDAQMIIDKFKARSENKVNYTFDTHIDDMELQLIFWCDGVSKIVYEAFGDVLAFDATYDMIFVPFTGVDHHKKCTIFGAGLLHNETIESYTWLLQKFLQAHNGKQPLLILTDQDCAMKQAVANVFDKSIHRLCMWHIIQKLPAKIKGNDKRNAEIKKKFHKLVWNVYIKPETFEKRWHLLITEYGLEEHSWLTEIDRMRGKIDKLEELDAQVQALKDKIFAEVPYDPEVNKKVVVYQEILSHAIPEELSCTAPKKIRNKGCGKHKRPVGSKEIAIKKFKKKRRKCSVCGKRVRKHDKRNCPTKKGKPTKDDSSTKEVDEEEDDDHYEYDEGNETGTDGEGNETGTDSEGNETGTDGEDKIVTARNFLELTNIFRTIC, encoded by the exons ATGGCTGAATGGGGGTGGGTGATCGCCCAGGAGGGAGAGAAGAGGGAATGGCGAGAGAGTGTGGTGTTGGAAAATGGGGTTTATGGAGTGTTGGTTCTTCAAATAATGATTGCAAATGAGT GTGCTATTGTATCAAGATCATTCATGGCCGACCCAGAAATCGACAATCTCAATTCTGACCAAAACATTGGCGATAATATATTCGTTACAACAATGGATCATCCAG AGTCGGTTGCTAGCAATGTTTACGAAACGCCAAATGGGACTAGGTACTGGACACCCATTGTCCCCCGTGGAGTCAAACCTGTTTTGAAAGCTAGATTTACTACGATTAAACAAGCAGTTGCAATGTACGAGGAGTACGCACAACTTGCAGGATTTGGAACCCGTTTGGGTACTTCGAAAAAAGTAAAAATAGGCAACGAGGTAATTACGACTCGGCGATACGTTTTATGCTCTAGGGCGCCAgtgaacaaacataaacataaagaAACTAACCCTGATGATATTGACTCAACTTCACCATCGCGTCGTTCCAATGTTAAAGTTACAGATTGTAAGGCATGTATGAAGTTTCGTCGTATAAAAAAGTCAACTGATTATGAAATCTATGGTTTTGTTGAAGAACACAACCATGGGTTTACATCTCCCGAGAATCTTGACTTATCACTAAAGCGAAGGAAGCTTGATTTTTCTACACAAGAGTTCATAGCAAAGTGCCGCAATGCTAATCTTGGCCCTACCAAATCCCACAAGGTACATGTTGCAATAAAAGGTGGTCACCATAATGTTCACGGTACCGTTGTGGACTACAAAAATTGTGGCCGTGACATTCGAGATTTTATTGGCGATAGAGACGCGCAAATGATAATTGACAAGTTCAAAGCTCGAAGCGAAAATAAAGTTAATTACACTTTCGATACCCATATTGATGATATGGAACTTCAGTTAATTTTTTGGTGTGATGGCGTTTCTAAAATAGTCTACGAAGCGTTCGGTGATGTTTTGGCGTTCGACGCAAC GTACGATATGATTTTTGTGCCTTTCACGGGAGTTGACCATCATAAAAAGTGCACAATATTTGGGGCTGGGTTGTTACATAATGAGACTATTGAATCATACACATGGCTACTCCAAAAATTTCTTCAAGCACACAATGGGAAACAGCCACTCTTGATATTAACTGATCAGGATTGTGCTATGAAACAAGCTGTCGCCAACGTATTTGACAAGTCCATCCACAGACTATGTATGTGGCACATTATTCAAAAGTTGCCAGCAAAG ATCAAGGGTAACGACAAAAGGAACGCGGAAATCAAGAAAAAATTCCACAAACTTGTATGGAATGTTTACATCAAACCAGAAACCTTTGAAAAGAGATGGCATTTACTTATTACTGAGTACGGTTTGGAAGAGCATTCTTGGTTGACTGAGAT AGACAGGATGAGAGGCAAGATTGATAAATTAGAGGAACTCGATGCTCAAGTACAGGCATTAAAAGATAAGATCTTTGCAGAAGTTCCATATGATCCGGAAGTTAATAAGAAGGTTGTCGTCTACCAGGAAATTCTTTCGCATGCCATACCAGAGGAGCTCTCGTGTACTGCACCGAAGAAAATCCGTAACAAAGGCTGTGGAAAGCATAAACGACCGGTTGGCTCAAAGGAAATAGCAATAAAGAAATTCaaaaaaaagagaagaaaatGTAGTGTTTGTGGGAAACGGGTAAGGAAGCATGATAAAAGGAATTGTCCAACTAAAAAAGGTAAACCAACGAAGGATGATTCATCTACCAAAGAAGTTGACGAGGAAGAAGACGATGACCATTATGAGTACGACGAAGGAAATGAAACCGGTACTGACGGCGAAGGAAACGAAACCGGTACTGATAGCGAAGGAAACGAAACCGGTACTGATGGTGAAGATAAGATAGTGACAGCTAGAAATTTTCTTGAACTTACAAACATTTTCAGAACAATTTGTTGA